The Gossypium arboreum isolate Shixiya-1 chromosome 2, ASM2569848v2, whole genome shotgun sequence region TTAAAAATTCTAGCCAGCCATTTTCAAGCCATATTTTACCATCAGATTTTGTTAGCTCTACTTTCCATACTGCACCAGACGGGACAATGAGCATTGCTAGGCTTGGCATGCTATTTCCATGGTTTTTCACAAACTTTCTGGGAATTCCCTGTAGAACAATTTTCAGCAATATATGCAAATACTTATGTATATAGCAAAATACAATGTCCAAGAACAAACTGTTGTTTTTCAGCTATGACCTAATTACTTCAGAGATTATCAAAATATCAGATAAAGACAGGTGTTAGGAGAATGCTTACAAGTTTTCCATTCTGTATAGTGTCTTGGAGAATTATTTTGAAGAAATAAGGTGAACTGCTTATAAACTTTAAATGGCTATTGCCTTGCTGGTGAGAAGAAGAAGCCATGCTTGAATAACTCCAGAATGAGCCTTTTAGAACTAACACAAAACAAGCTCAAAAAGAAGTAATATCTGGAAAAATAGGTTGATGTAGTTTCCAATACGATGAGCGTTTCTACAAATAATAGACTAACATAAACATAAACTTAAGGAGATTGCTGAGTACTTCATCCATCATCCTTTCAAATATCTACCTTCATAATAAACTGCTCGTAAACCTATATTTCAAGAGTAATTAATACAAATGTAATCATTATTAGCCATTGCCCTGTTAAATTCATTGTTTACGGGCTCGAGAAAACTGTAGGGCTGATTCATTTAATGACCAAAGTTAGTATTTGTCTTTCATCTTCGTCTTTAGCCATTCAAAACAAGGCTAGGGTCTCCAATCATAGACAACTTATCTATCTGTCCAGCACTATTAATTAAGCTAAATATTGTACtgattaaaacaaaaagaaggaaaGAGTTGAATTAAAAATATCGAATCTTCATTATTGTCAATGTGACATGCAATCAAATCTTTAGTCTAAAGCAGGAAGTAAGGTGTAGACAAAAACATAATGATGAAGCTTTCTTAAATCGTTTCCAATTTCAACAGAAAGATTAGATCATTTACAAAAAGGAGTTCCTGCACTTCCATGAtcaaactatttttttttcttaccATCCAAGCAAAAGAGAGACTGGTAAAAACATGATCATACATACAAGCCATGGTTGCCATTTCAACAATTTGATACAAAAGAGTGGTAGAGAAATTACAAATGATGGTATGCTACTACTTTTTAACTTACATTTGCTCACTTGTTTCTTTTCCTATTATTTCCATCTCCAACCTTGCAAATAATCTTTAAGTTAATGACATTACCAGTATTGGGAATGTGCTGAAACAAGAGAGTATCTCCAAGTTCTAGCTTGTTTTCTTGCACAAGCTGTGACCATCCTGCACCTAGACGAACTTGTGATTTTGCATCAACTATGGTGTTTAACAGCCACTTCTTACCCTTTGAGTTCTCTATCATGGTGCTCGGTTTCTCTGCCAAGCCCATTTCTTTGGCAAAACTGGTTGGAACAACCTGAAATTTAAGAGAACATATCTAATGAAGTtgaaaaagaaaacatcattgaattgagaattaaaaTCAAGTGGTTGTTCTTACAGCAGAGTACTTCTGGTATTCCTTCAAAACCATTACAAATGAAGCCTTCTTTGGGGTCAACTCTGATACAATCTCATCATTTCCAATGCTTACACCTAAACAACCGTGGATGATTGAAATGAAACGATGAaaaggtaaatatatatatatatatatatatatatatataggttaaaagaCCTTTGGTTCTTTTGGAACTTGGAGCATGTTCTGTGCTTGGTGGTTCTTCAATTTGCTTGCAAGGCCTAACTCTTGGTCGCTTAGCAGCAGGGCTGGTGTTCTTCACACTGGCATCTGCTTGTTTGTTTCGTCTCCCACGGTTTCTATATCTATCCTTGTTAACAATCTGTACGTGGACTAAATTGCCTGTACTTGGAATGTGCTCAAACAAAAGGGTATCTCCAACAACTATTTCGTTTTCATGCAGAAACTGGGACCATCCGCCACCCAAACGAACCTGTTTTCCACACTCGGTGGTGTTCATTGGCCACATCCCACCTCTTGGCCCCTTAATCAACGTTATGGATTCCTTTAACAAGCCTGTTTCTTTGGCAAAACACCTCGGGACACACTGAAATTTAAGaaacatttaaatatttataaagtagAAAGTAATGAACTGCGTTGAATAAAGTAGTTATTCTTACAGCAAAGTATTTATGGTATTTCTTCACCACCATTACAAATGAAACATGCTTACGGGTTACTTCTGTTATAGACTCAACCTCTTGGTTAACACTTCTCGCACCTAAACCATGCATGAAACATTGAAATGATTAGTGAAAAAAGGGGATGGGTATGAAGGGCTTcacatgaaatgaaatgaaaaggcTATCCCACGGTAAACTGCTTTTGGTTTCTTGGAAACTGAAGCACATTTTTGGCTTGGGGTATCTTCAATTtgtctattagctaaaggtggtAGGCACTTTCGTTTCTTAGCAGCCAAAATGATGTTCTTTGGACATGCAGTTCCATTATAAATGAGAACATCAAACGTTGAAGTATCAACCAAAAAGAAAACCAGAAAATCCCCTATTTCCAGGTCATGATGTTTCACAAATTTTGACCATCCACTGTTGAAAAAGTAGCTTCCTTCTTCAACCATGACTCTAACTCGCCATGAATTCCCTGAGTCAGAATACAAGGTGAACATGGTGGGCACATTTCCTTTCAAAACGTACTTCACAAAAGCTGGTGGAATTCTctgaaagaaaatgaaaaaaagaagacagcatttaataattatatacatAAACTAGAGCCATTAAGAAGCATAAATGGCTGTTAATAGGATATGAACTTACCAGCTTGTTATCAAAGTCTCCTATCAAAACCTTGAAGAAAGAAGGACTTCGTTTTGGTTTCCTAGTCATATTCAAAGTTTTACATTAACTGCTACAATTCTCATTTGCTTTGCAACTTTGGATTCTCTCCATTTATACAGTTGTTTGACGTGAAGTTGTAGATTAGCAGTCAAATGATTTCCATCACATTAACTTTTTTACGCCGCCAGAGCAGGAAAGATCATGTATATGTCAGCAAATCAGAATGCAGATGATGATCTCACACGTAAATGCTATACAATCAGCCCCaagattttctttttcatttattatACTATTGAATTGTTTTCCATTTTCTAAAAAAATCAATTGATTTGATGTAAGCTTAGAGACAACTGCTCCAAGAAAAAGTAACCATTAATCCCATTTACCTGAGTGCAAGAACTTGAAGACCAGAGCTAAAAACTTCCACTTTACAGTTTACACAGCTCATATATTTTCACTGACTTGCTTGACAATAAAAAGGTTCCTAACATCCAAGCTAGAAGCTTCAACCACCTTATCCAAATTGAAACAAAATGACGCCCCACAGCCGGCTCCGCCGTCAACAGCAAGCAACCTGACACGAATTCTATCCTGAAAGTACCTTGAAACTTCTCCGTACCTCCGTATCAATACCGGGAGCTTGCCCGGGTTTGATCATACCTCCTTCAAGCTCGTACATGATTTGGGTTCTTAGTGAATTGGTCAAAGTCAGGATCTTTTACCATAAGTTGGAGGCTTTGAGAATTTCCATGGGAGTTGGAAACCATGATATCTTAAATTTTTGTCATAAATCGTGGATTGCATGAGAAATTGGGGACAGTTAAATTTAGGGTTCTCTACCGGTTTTCCCTCCAAATATCAACGTTGTTTAGGGGCTGGGGATTAGTTAATGGGAGGTTAAAATCCATAAAGCTGGAGATACCTGGCGCTTACTGTTAGAGTAATAGTTGGTTATTGCTGTTAATTCGGTTGATATCGGTTATTAACAACAGTTAGTTAGTAGTTTCCCTTACTGTTAGCAGTTACTGACTGCATGCTGTTCTATATAAGATGCACAGCTTCTCCTCAAGAATGTAATTTTTTCTGTATTCTCTTGAAGTAATATCAATATTTTCCATCATTCTTCTATAATCTTAACATGGTATCAGAGGTCCATCCTTTCTTGGCGTAATCTCTCATGACTTCTCCTCCCAATTCTTTTGATATTCACTCGGCTACTCTAGCAATGTCCTCTCTTTCAAATGAAGTTGTTGACAGTCAGTTTTTCTCTACCAAGAAAATCAATGTGATTCTTGATGATAATAATTACCTATTGTGGCGTCAACAGGTTCTTCTTGCAATCAAGACATATAAGCTTCAGAACTTCATTAATTCGTGCTTTGTTCCTCCTTCTCAATTCATTTTTGATGATGCTGGCATCTCGCATGAAAATCCTGAGTTTGCTCGATTTGAACAGCAAGATAGTGCGCTTGCATCATGGTTACTGTCATCGGTGAGTCCTTCtgttcttcatcatcttattggtCTAGATACAAGTCTTCAAATTTGGAATGCTCTAGTTAGTTTGTTTGGCAGCAAAACTATTTCTCAATTAATGTTTTATAGAAGGGCGTTACATTCTCAGCGAAAGGCTGATCTTTCTATAAAAGAATTTTAGATGAAAATCAAGGGCTATTATGACAGTCTTGCTAGTTGTGGAGAGGTTATCAGTGAGCGTGAACATGTTACAGCCATTCTTAATGGCTTATCATCTGATTATGAGTCTGTACTCACAATCATTACTGCAAGTCCGGTGCCTTATAGTGTCCAGAGGGTTACTATTATGTTGCTTAATGCTGAAGCTCGTCAACAACTCACTATGCTTGATGCTCCCAGTTTGCGAACATGGTCTCTCACCAGCCTACTGCTCCTGAAGTCAATACTGTCTCCCCTCCAGCTTATCGACCTTCAGGAAGTCGTGGTCGTTCCTCAGGCTCTCGATTTCAGTGTCAGTTATGTGGAAAGGCTGGTCATCTTGTTGATTGTTGCTATTATCGATTCGACTCCACCTATAAGAGTACTGCCTATCGGCCTCCTCCCACTTCTCAGGCCAATGTCTGCATGGTTGGCAATGGTTCATCTCTTAATCCCTGGGTATCGTCTTCTATGCCCGTTGTGCCTCCCTACTCACAACATAATTGGTTTGCTCCCCCAGTTCATCTTCATGCATGGACTAGTCCGTTTGCTGTCAATCTTCTACAGCATGTTAGTGCACCTATTCCAGGACCATCGCCTTCTCAACCTCAGGCTCTTATTGCTACTCTTGAAACTGTGGGTGATAATGCATGG contains the following coding sequences:
- the LOC108479864 gene encoding putative B3 domain-containing protein Os03g0621600; the encoded protein is MTRKPKRSPSFFKVLIGDFDNKLRIPPAFVKYVLKGNVPTMFTLYSDSGNSWRVRVMVEEGSYFFNSGWSKFVKHHDLEIGDFLVFFLVDTSTFDVLIYNGTACPKNIILAAKKRKCLPPLANRQIEDTPSQKCASVSKKPKAVYRARSVNQEVESITEVTRKHVSFVMVVKKYHKYFACVPRCFAKETGLLKESITLIKGPRGGMWPMNTTECGKQVRLGGGWSQFLHENEIVVGDTLLFEHIPSTGNLVHVQIVNKDRYRNRGRRNKQADASVKNTSPAAKRPRVRPCKQIEEPPSTEHAPSSKRTKGVSIGNDEIVSELTPKKASFVMVLKEYQKYSAVVPTSFAKEMGLAEKPSTMIENSKGKKWLLNTIVDAKSQVRLGAGWSQLVQENKLELGDTLLFQHIPNTGNVINLKIICKVGDGNNRKRNK